From the Oryza glaberrima chromosome 5, OglaRS2, whole genome shotgun sequence genome, one window contains:
- the LOC127774072 gene encoding probable glycosyltransferase STELLO2 yields MLVQDRVSPHAAVAVGGGGGQKTPTSPRGAPGADRRHPRPFAKNLDFASWASEHSSKLLLLLFVVASAAAVFLLRGAAPDAAALLCLDRSRSSSSSAAGSARLPYPDVKWAAVPPLAIAAGAPFASFRAERWIVVSVSSPPTAALGALARVKGWQLLAVGNSHTPSGWELKGAIFLSLELQAQLGYRSVDFLPYASHVRKTAGYLFAIQHGAKVIFDADDRAEVPGNDLGKHFDVDLGSGVTNHPVLLQYSHADPNRTVVNPYVHFGQRSVWPRGLPLDKVGEVAHEVFYTEVFSGQQYIQQGLSDGLPDVDAVFYFTRKPPTAAFDLRFDAEAPKVALPQGTMAPVNSFNTLFHTPAFWGLMMPVSVSSMASDVIRGYWAQRILWEIGGYVAFYPPTIYRKDHIQAYPFAEEKDLHVNVGRLIKFLNEWRSNKRTLFERILDLSYAMAEEGFWTEQDVRLTAAWLQDLLAVGYRQPRLMSLEIDRQRATIGEGDMKEFVPKKLPSVHLGVDEIGTVNYEIGNLIKWRKNFGNVVLIMHVSGPVDRTALEWRLLYGRIFKTVIILAEQSNTELAVERCALSHAYKFLPKVFARYGGADGFLFLQDHMILNYWNLLQADKEKLWITNKIAHSWVTVPLENNKEEWFVKQGSMVKQVIGSSPVHFQTNYKESMGEDKIAFCGSELFYIPRQFVEDFGDLVGLVGDLELHHKVAVPMFFLAMDSPQNFDSDALAGTVFRSNLVGNETFSSIYTAQAPAVFPVKVQNEIDFIKLIRVMSTGDPLLMELV; encoded by the exons atgCTCGTGCAGGACCGCGTCTCGCCGCACGCGGCCGTGGCggtgggcgggggcggggggcagaagacgccgacgtcgccgcgggGCGCGCCGGGGGCGGACAGGCGGCACCCGCGGCCGTTCGCGAAGAACCTCGACTTCGCCTCGTGGGCGTCGGAGCACTCCtccaagctgctgctgctgctcttcgtGGTGgcgtccgccgcggcggtgtTCCTCCTCCGGGGCGCCGcgcccgacgccgcggcgctgcTCTGCCTCGACCGCTCCcgctcctcgtcctcgtcggccGCGGGGTCCGCCAGGCTGCCGTACCCGGACGTCAAGTgggccgccgtgccgccgctcgcGATCGCGGCGGGGGCGCCGTTCGCGTCGTTCCGCGCGGAGAGGTGGATCGTGGTCTCCGTCTCGtccccgcccaccgccgcgctcgGCGCGCTCGCCCGCGTCAAGGGGTGGCagctcctcgccgtcggcaACTCCCACACGCCCTCCGGGTGGGAGCTCAAGGGCGCCATCTTCCTCTCCCTCGAGCTCCAGGCGCAGCTCGGCTACCGCTCCGTCGACTTCCTCCCCTACGCGTCCCACGTCCGCAAGACGGCCGGCTACCTCTTCGCCATCCAGCACGGGGCCAAGGTGATCTTCGACGCCGACGACCGCGCCGAGGTCCCCGGCAACGATCTGGGCAAGCATTTCGATGTCGATTTGGGATCTGGGGTCACCAACCACCCCGTGCTTCTGCAGTACAGCCACGCCGATCCCAACAGGACGGTGGTGAATCCCTACGTGCACTTTGGGCAGCGTTCAGTGTGGCCACGGGGGCTGCCGCTAGACAAGGTTGGGGAGGTGGCTCACGAGGTGTTCTACACTGAGGTGTTCAGTGGCCAGCAATACATTCAGCAAGGGCTCTCAGATGGATTGCCGGATGTCGATGCCGTGTTCTACTTCACTAGGAAGCCACCAACTGCGGCGTTTGATCTCAGGTTTGATGCAGAGGCGCCGAAAGTGGCACTGCCTCAGGGCACGATGGCACCGGTGAATTCGTTCAACACATTGTTCCACACGCCAGCTTTCTGGGGTCTCATGATGCCAGTGTCAGTGAGCTCAATGGCATCAGATGTGATCCGTGGCTACTGGGCGCAACGGATCTTGTGGGAGATTGGTGGGTATGTGGCTTTCTATCCGCCGACTATTTACCGGAAGGATCATATTCAGGCATACCCGTTCGCTGAGGAGAAGGATCTGCATGTTAATGTGGGTCGGTTGATCAAGTTTCTGAATGAGTGGAGGTCAAACAAGAGAACTCTATTCGAGAGGATTCTTGATTTGAGCTATGCCATGGCTGAGGAAGGGTTCTGGACAGAGCAAGATGTGAGATTAACGGCTGCCTGGCTGCAGGACCTTCTTGCAGTGGGTTACCGGCAGCCTCGGCTCATGTCATTGGAAATTGACAGGCAGCGGGCAACCATTGGAGAGGGtgacatgaaggaatttgtacCCAAGAAGCTGCCATCTGTGCACTTGGGAGTTGATGAGATTGGTACAGTGAACTATGAGATTGGAAACCTGATTAAGTGGAGAAAGAACTTTGGAAATGTTGTGTTGATCATGCATGTTAGTGGGCCTGTGGATCGCACGGCACTCGAGTGGAGGCTGCTATATGGAAGGATTTTCAAGACGGTTATCATACTAGCTGAACAGAGCAACACAGAGCTTGCTGTTGAGCGCTGCGCGTTGTCACATGCATACAA GTTTCTGCCCAAGGTGTTTGCGAGATACGGTGGTGCTGATGGATTTCTCTTCCTGCAAGATCACATGATTCTTAACTACTGGAACCTGCTGCAGGCTGACAAGGAAAAACTTTGGATAACCAACAAG ATTGCACATTCTTGGGTTACTGTTCCATTGGAGAACAACAAAGAGGAATGGTTTGTAAAGCAAGGGTCAATGGTTAAGCAGGTCATTGGCAGTTCCCCAGTTCATTTCCAGACAAACTATAAAGAAAGCATGGGCGAAGATAAGATTGCATTCTGTGGCAGTGAGCTTTTTTACATACCACGTCAATTTGTTGAGGATTTTGGTGACCTTGTGGGACTTGTCGGCGATTTGGAATTGCACCACAAAGTTGCTGTCCCGATGTTCTTCCTGGCGATGGACTCGCCTCAAAATTTTGACTCTGATGCTCTGGCTGGAACAGTGTTCAGGAGCAACTTGGTGGGCAACGAGACTTTCTCAAGTATTTATACAGCTCAGGCACCTGCTGTTTTCCCAGTGAAAGTACAGAACGAGATTGATTTTATAAAGCTTATTCGGGTTATGTCCACGGGAGACCCTCTTCTAATGGAGTTGGTATAA